From a region of the Mycobacteroides saopaulense genome:
- a CDS encoding bifunctional 2-methylcitrate synthase/citrate synthase, whose product MSAATIPQAIHKGLAGVVVDTTAISKVVPETNSLTYRGYPVQDLAARCSFEQVAYLLWHGELPNDGELALFSQRERAQRRLDRSLMSLLAKLPETCHPMDVVRTAISYLGAEDPSEDDSTPDANYAKSLRMFAVLPTIVAADMRRRRGLDPIQPHSHLGYSANFLRMCFGEVPDPVIVKAFEQSMILYAEHSFNASTFAARVVTSTQSDIYSAVTAAIGALKGSLHGGANEAVMHDMIEIGDAAKAAEWLQGKRSRKEKVMGFGHRVYKNGDSRVPTMRAALEEVAQARDGSQWLEIYKVLESEMNAATGIKPNLDFPTGPAYYLMGFDIPCFTPIFVMSRITGWTAHIMEQAAANALIRPLSEYSGKPQRTLAS is encoded by the coding sequence ATGAGCGCAGCGACTATTCCTCAAGCAATCCACAAAGGACTTGCCGGCGTCGTGGTGGACACCACCGCTATTTCGAAGGTCGTGCCGGAAACGAATTCGCTGACCTACCGTGGATATCCGGTCCAGGATCTGGCCGCCCGCTGCAGCTTTGAGCAGGTCGCCTATCTGCTGTGGCACGGCGAGTTGCCCAACGACGGCGAGCTGGCGCTGTTCTCGCAGCGGGAACGGGCCCAGCGTCGCTTGGACCGCTCGCTGATGTCCCTACTGGCCAAGTTGCCCGAAACCTGCCATCCCATGGACGTGGTGCGCACCGCCATCAGCTACCTGGGTGCCGAGGATCCGTCCGAGGACGACAGCACACCAGATGCCAACTACGCCAAGTCACTCCGCATGTTCGCGGTGCTGCCGACCATCGTCGCTGCCGACATGCGCCGTCGTCGTGGGCTGGACCCGATTCAGCCGCACAGCCACCTGGGCTACTCGGCGAACTTCCTGCGGATGTGCTTCGGCGAAGTGCCGGATCCCGTCATCGTGAAGGCATTCGAGCAGTCCATGATCCTCTACGCCGAGCACAGCTTCAACGCCTCCACCTTCGCCGCCCGCGTGGTGACCTCGACCCAGTCCGACATCTACAGCGCGGTTACCGCGGCGATCGGTGCACTCAAGGGCTCCCTGCACGGCGGTGCCAACGAAGCCGTCATGCACGACATGATCGAGATCGGCGATGCCGCCAAGGCAGCGGAATGGCTGCAGGGCAAGCGGTCCCGTAAAGAGAAGGTCATGGGATTCGGCCACCGCGTGTACAAGAACGGCGACTCCCGAGTGCCTACCATGCGTGCCGCCCTTGAGGAAGTCGCGCAGGCTCGCGATGGCAGCCAGTGGCTGGAGATTTACAAGGTTCTCGAATCCGAGATGAACGCGGCAACAGGCATCAAGCCCAACCTGGACTTCCCCACCGGACCGGCCTACTACCTCATGGGATTCGATATCCCGTGCTTCACACCGATTTTCGTGATGAGCCGGATCACCGGCTGGACCGCACACATCATGGAGCAGGCGGCCGCGAACGCACTGATCCGGCCGCTGAGTGAATACTCCGGGAAGCCCCAGCGGACGCTGGCATCCTAG
- a CDS encoding short-chain fatty acyl-CoA regulator family protein has product MSRPFAGARLRRLREERGLTQAALARVLDLSTSYVNQLENDARPVTVAVLLRLTERFDLSPHYFSPDSDARLVADLGEIFTEAAVGEISDLQLEELVARMPSVGQTLVGMHRRLRDTTAELESYRATENAATIGESIREPLRPMPFEEVRDFFYDHKNYLGELDTAAEDLFERYGLHIGGLDVQLAAVLKQDHGITVTVDKVGALSDSSKRRFDHETGVLRIAHWLTPGQRAFQMATQLALLTQTETMAAILSGAEQLSPEAVGVARIGLANYFAGAFLLPYQQFHRDAEAVRYDMDILARRYEVGFETVCHRLSTLQRPSSRGVPFILVRTDRAGNISKRQSATAFHFSRVGGNCPLWVIHNAFSQPGQFVTQVAEMPDGRLYFWIARTTSTATGGFLSTPKSFAIGLGCDIAHAHRLVYSTGIAIDDPSTAVPIGPGCKVCVRESCAQRAFPYIGRSVHVDEDASSRLPYT; this is encoded by the coding sequence ATGTCCAGACCGTTCGCCGGTGCGCGGTTGCGGAGGTTGCGCGAGGAGCGCGGCCTGACGCAAGCGGCGCTCGCACGTGTTCTGGACCTGTCGACCAGTTACGTGAACCAGCTGGAGAACGACGCGCGGCCGGTGACGGTTGCGGTCCTGCTGCGGCTCACCGAACGGTTCGATCTCTCACCGCATTACTTCTCGCCGGACTCCGACGCCCGGCTGGTGGCGGACCTCGGCGAGATCTTCACCGAGGCGGCGGTGGGGGAGATCAGCGATCTGCAGCTCGAGGAGCTGGTCGCCCGGATGCCGTCGGTCGGGCAGACGCTGGTCGGTATGCATCGCAGACTCCGGGACACCACTGCGGAGTTGGAGAGCTATCGCGCCACCGAGAATGCGGCGACTATCGGCGAATCGATACGAGAACCGCTGCGCCCCATGCCATTCGAAGAGGTTCGAGACTTCTTCTACGATCACAAGAATTACCTGGGTGAGCTCGACACCGCGGCCGAGGATCTCTTCGAGCGCTATGGACTGCACATCGGTGGGCTCGACGTCCAGTTGGCCGCCGTGTTGAAACAGGACCACGGCATCACGGTTACTGTGGACAAGGTTGGGGCACTGTCGGATTCGTCGAAGCGTCGCTTCGATCACGAGACCGGGGTATTGCGCATCGCGCATTGGCTCACGCCCGGACAGCGTGCCTTCCAGATGGCCACCCAACTGGCGCTGTTGACGCAGACGGAGACCATGGCGGCGATCCTTTCCGGTGCCGAGCAACTCAGCCCGGAAGCTGTCGGCGTCGCGCGTATCGGGTTGGCCAACTACTTTGCGGGCGCGTTTCTGTTGCCGTATCAACAGTTCCACCGCGATGCCGAGGCGGTGCGCTACGACATGGACATTCTGGCCCGTCGTTACGAGGTGGGGTTCGAGACGGTATGTCATCGCTTGTCGACGTTGCAACGACCGTCGAGCCGAGGTGTGCCGTTCATCCTCGTCCGCACGGATCGAGCCGGAAACATCTCGAAGAGGCAGTCGGCCACGGCATTTCACTTCTCGCGGGTGGGTGGAAACTGCCCGCTGTGGGTGATTCACAACGCCTTCTCGCAACCCGGTCAATTCGTGACGCAGGTCGCCGAAATGCCGGATGGTCGCCTGTACTTCTGGATCGCCAGGACGACGTCGACCGCGACCGGCGGGTTTCTCAGCACACCGAAGTCGTTCGCGATCGGCTTGGGATGCGACATCGCCCACGCCCATCGGTTGGTGTATTCGACGGGAATCGCGATCGACGATCCGTCGACCGCGGTGCCTATCGGCCCCGGCTGCAAGGTGTGCGTGCGCGAATCATGTGCCCAGCGTGCATTTCCCTATATCGGGCGCAGCGTTCACGTCGATGAGGATGCCAGCAGCCGGCTGCCCTACACCTGA
- a CDS encoding PaaI family thioesterase: MITLEQAQQVLDAQPFSRLLGASITRVDPSGIQIALDIRDELRQQSGLVHGGVLSYLADNAITYACGLGLGADIVTSGYTIEYVAPARDGSRLLADACLVSAGRTKALGRCEISIEDHGGNTKLVAVAQGTSMVRRHGA; the protein is encoded by the coding sequence ATGATCACCCTTGAACAGGCACAACAGGTTCTCGATGCGCAACCATTCAGCCGCCTGCTGGGAGCGTCGATCACGCGGGTCGACCCGTCCGGAATCCAGATCGCCCTCGACATCCGCGACGAACTCCGTCAGCAGAGCGGACTCGTCCACGGCGGGGTTCTGAGCTATCTCGCCGACAACGCCATCACCTACGCCTGCGGCCTGGGGTTGGGCGCGGACATCGTGACGAGCGGATACACCATCGAGTACGTGGCTCCGGCCCGCGACGGCTCCCGGCTGCTCGCCGACGCCTGCCTGGTCAGTGCCGGGCGCACCAAGGCCCTCGGACGCTGCGAGATCTCCATCGAGGATCACGGCGGAAACACCAAGCTGGTCGCGGTCGCGCAGGGCACGAGCATGGTGCGGCGCCATGGGGCGTAA
- the metE gene encoding 5-methyltetrahydropteroyltriglutamate--homocysteine S-methyltransferase, whose translation MTTQPLKATTLGSARIGPRRELKRATESYWAGRTSREELEKVAAGLRRDNWTALAAAGLDSVPVNTFSYYDQVLDTAVLLGALPPRVAGIADDLDRYFAAARGNDDATPLEMTKWFDTNYHYLVPEIGPDTQFTLNPAKLFGELKEAQALDVPARPVVVGPITFLALSKSVDGAGAPVERLDEVVSLYEQLLVQLAEAGVGWVQIDEPVLVTDILPNGPELAERVYGRLGTVADRPQILVATYFGDLGAALPALARTPIEAIAVDLVYGSASNVASVPELSGKTVVAGVVDGRNIWRTNLESALGTLGTLLGSAGSVAVSTSCSTLHVPYSLEPETELDDQLRSWLAFADEKVKEVVVLARALSEGRDAVAAEFAASNAAVESRKTDPRLNNGQIRARLDSILASGVSRGDAADRRRSQDERLKLPKLPTTTIGSFPQTVEIRKARQALTKGEIDDAEYVRRMRAEVADVIALQEKLGLDVLVHGEPERNDMVQYFAEQLDGFFATQNGWVQSYGSRCVRPPILYGDVARQNSMTVEWATYAQSLTPKYVKGMLTGPVTILAWSFVRDDQPLADTANQIALAIRDETVDLQNAGIAIIQVDEPALRELLPLRSVDKPAYLDWAVGAFRLSTSGVSDATQIHTHLCYSEFGEVIGAIADLDADVTSIEAARSHMEVLDDLNAIGFSNSVGPGVYDIHSPRVPSAAEMASSLREALQAVPAQRLWVNPDCGLKTRKVDEVTASLANLVAAATEVRAGA comes from the coding sequence ATGACCACTCAACCATTGAAGGCAACCACGCTCGGTTCGGCGCGCATCGGCCCGCGTCGTGAGCTCAAACGGGCTACCGAAAGCTACTGGGCCGGGCGCACCAGCCGTGAGGAACTGGAGAAGGTCGCCGCCGGGCTTCGGCGCGACAACTGGACCGCGTTGGCCGCAGCTGGGCTGGATTCCGTTCCCGTGAACACGTTTTCCTACTACGACCAGGTGTTGGACACCGCGGTGCTTTTGGGGGCGTTGCCGCCCCGCGTCGCGGGCATTGCAGATGACCTCGATCGCTACTTTGCTGCCGCGCGCGGCAATGACGACGCCACACCGCTGGAAATGACCAAATGGTTCGACACCAACTACCACTATCTGGTGCCGGAGATCGGGCCGGACACACAGTTCACGCTCAACCCGGCGAAGCTGTTCGGTGAGCTGAAAGAGGCTCAGGCACTAGATGTTCCGGCACGACCGGTGGTCGTCGGACCTATCACCTTTCTTGCGTTGAGCAAGTCGGTGGATGGTGCCGGCGCACCCGTCGAGCGACTCGACGAAGTGGTATCACTATACGAGCAGCTGCTGGTGCAGCTGGCGGAGGCAGGCGTCGGATGGGTTCAGATCGACGAGCCCGTGCTGGTCACCGACATCCTGCCGAATGGCCCGGAGCTGGCCGAGCGCGTGTACGGCCGTTTGGGCACGGTTGCCGATCGTCCCCAGATCTTGGTGGCTACCTATTTCGGTGATCTGGGTGCGGCCCTGCCCGCGCTGGCGCGCACTCCGATCGAGGCGATCGCGGTGGACCTGGTCTACGGGTCTGCCTCGAACGTGGCCTCGGTGCCTGAGCTGTCCGGAAAGACCGTGGTGGCAGGTGTTGTGGATGGGCGAAACATCTGGCGTACCAACCTCGAGTCGGCACTGGGCACCCTCGGGACCCTGCTGGGTAGTGCGGGTTCGGTGGCAGTGTCCACCTCCTGCTCGACGCTGCATGTGCCCTACTCGCTGGAACCGGAGACCGAACTCGACGATCAGCTGCGCAGCTGGCTGGCCTTTGCCGACGAAAAGGTCAAGGAAGTCGTGGTGCTGGCACGGGCGCTGAGTGAGGGCCGTGACGCCGTCGCAGCCGAGTTCGCGGCGTCGAACGCCGCCGTCGAATCTCGTAAGACCGACCCACGTCTGAACAACGGCCAGATTCGGGCCCGATTGGATTCCATTCTGGCCTCTGGTGTTTCACGCGGTGATGCCGCCGATCGCCGGCGTAGCCAGGATGAGCGGCTGAAGCTGCCGAAATTGCCGACCACGACCATCGGGTCGTTCCCGCAGACCGTCGAGATCCGTAAGGCTCGTCAGGCGCTGACCAAGGGTGAGATCGACGATGCCGAATACGTGCGCCGGATGCGTGCCGAGGTGGCCGATGTCATTGCGCTGCAGGAGAAGTTGGGATTGGACGTGCTGGTGCACGGTGAGCCCGAGCGCAATGACATGGTGCAGTACTTCGCCGAACAACTCGACGGATTCTTCGCTACCCAGAACGGTTGGGTGCAGTCCTACGGCAGCCGGTGCGTGCGTCCGCCGATCCTGTACGGCGATGTGGCACGGCAGAACTCGATGACCGTCGAGTGGGCCACCTATGCGCAGTCGCTGACCCCCAAGTACGTCAAGGGCATGCTGACCGGCCCGGTGACCATTCTGGCGTGGTCATTCGTGCGTGACGATCAACCATTGGCAGACACCGCCAACCAGATCGCGCTGGCGATCCGGGACGAGACGGTGGATCTGCAGAACGCCGGCATCGCGATCATCCAGGTGGACGAGCCCGCGCTGCGCGAGCTGCTGCCACTGCGTTCGGTCGACAAGCCTGCGTACTTGGACTGGGCGGTCGGTGCGTTCCGGCTCTCCACGTCGGGGGTGTCCGATGCGACGCAGATCCACACACACCTGTGCTATTCGGAGTTCGGCGAAGTGATCGGTGCGATTGCCGATCTGGATGCCGATGTCACGTCCATCGAGGCGGCCCGCTCGCATATGGAGGTGCTCGATGACCTCAACGCGATCGGCTTCTCCAACAGCGTCGGTCCGGGGGTGTACGACATCCACTCGCCACGGGTGCCGTCGGCAGCGGAGATGGCAAGCTCGCTGCGGGAGGCACTGCAGGCGGTTCCGGCGCAGCGTCTCTGGGTGAACCCCGACTGCGGCCTGAAGACCCGGAAGGTTGACGAGGTGACCGCCTCGCTGGCCAACCTGGTTGCCGCCGCGACCGAAGTTCGTGCGGGCGCATAG
- a CDS encoding GNAT family N-acetyltransferase, which translates to MEPVELQTERLVLRCVTAADEGALAEACNDPLIAQFVPLPSPYTAEDARRFVTASADGWAQDVQYGLGFYLATSGELAGTCVLKRMERGVVDLGYWAAPAHRRKGLTVEAARRLCQWGFDELDIHRIEWWAVVGNDGSRAVAEAVGFELEGLLRRRAYQAGEPRDWWVGGLLSRPE; encoded by the coding sequence ATGGAACCCGTTGAGTTGCAGACGGAGCGGCTGGTGTTGCGGTGCGTGACAGCGGCCGATGAAGGAGCTCTGGCCGAGGCGTGCAACGACCCGTTGATCGCGCAATTCGTTCCGTTGCCTTCGCCGTACACGGCCGAGGACGCTCGACGGTTTGTCACGGCGTCGGCGGATGGATGGGCACAGGACGTGCAGTACGGACTGGGCTTCTACCTGGCCACATCGGGTGAACTCGCCGGGACCTGTGTACTCAAGCGCATGGAGCGCGGTGTGGTGGATCTCGGTTACTGGGCTGCCCCGGCACATCGCCGTAAGGGCCTCACGGTCGAGGCTGCTCGCCGCTTGTGCCAGTGGGGATTTGACGAGCTAGACATCCACCGGATCGAATGGTGGGCCGTCGTCGGCAACGACGGCTCGCGCGCCGTGGCCGAGGCCGTCGGGTTCGAGCTGGAGGGGCTGCTTCGACGACGGGCCTACCAGGCGGGCGAGCCCAGGGACTGGTGGGTGGGCGGGCTACTTTCACGTCCCGAGTGA
- the prpB gene encoding methylisocitrate lyase: MSSLLASATDAATKRAAFRQGLSSGELLRLPGAFSPLVAKLIQEIGFEGVYVSGAVLSADLALPDIGLTTLTEVSARGRQIASVTDLPTLIDADTGFGEPMSAARTVTVLEDAGLSGCHFEDQVNPKRCGHLDGKAVVEPAEMVRRLRAAVSARRDPDFVICARTDAAGIEGLPAAIDRAKAYADAGADLIFTEALSNIGEFEKFRAAVDVPLLANMTEFGKSDLVTAEQLREVGYNVVIYPVTTLRLAMFAVEQGLREIDSAGTQSGLLNQMQHRSRLYELLRYSEYNQFDTEIFNFSLTGGPQ, encoded by the coding sequence ATGAGTTCACTTCTTGCCTCTGCCACCGACGCGGCCACAAAACGCGCCGCGTTCCGTCAGGGCTTGTCGTCCGGTGAGCTGTTGCGCCTCCCCGGCGCCTTCTCGCCTTTGGTGGCCAAGCTGATTCAAGAAATCGGCTTCGAGGGTGTCTACGTATCCGGTGCGGTGCTGTCCGCGGATCTGGCGCTGCCCGATATCGGGCTGACCACCCTCACCGAGGTATCCGCCCGGGGCCGGCAGATCGCGTCGGTCACCGACCTACCCACCCTGATCGACGCCGACACCGGCTTTGGCGAGCCGATGAGTGCCGCCCGCACGGTAACCGTTCTCGAAGATGCCGGCCTGTCCGGATGCCACTTCGAGGATCAGGTCAATCCGAAGCGATGCGGGCATCTCGACGGTAAGGCCGTCGTGGAGCCCGCCGAGATGGTCCGACGGTTGCGCGCGGCGGTTTCGGCTCGGCGCGACCCCGATTTCGTGATCTGCGCCCGCACCGATGCGGCGGGCATCGAGGGGTTGCCCGCGGCCATAGACCGCGCCAAGGCCTATGCCGACGCGGGCGCAGATCTGATTTTCACCGAGGCACTCAGCAATATCGGCGAGTTCGAGAAGTTCCGTGCCGCAGTGGATGTCCCGCTACTCGCCAATATGACGGAGTTCGGCAAGTCGGACCTGGTGACTGCCGAACAACTGCGCGAGGTCGGGTACAACGTGGTCATCTATCCCGTGACCACCCTGCGGCTGGCGATGTTCGCCGTCGAGCAGGGCCTGCGTGAAATCGATTCGGCCGGAACACAGTCTGGTCTGCTGAATCAGATGCAGCACCGCAGCCGCCTCTACGAGCTGCTGCGCTACTCCGAATACAACCAGTTCGACACCGAGATCTTCAACTTCAGTCTCACCGGAGGTCCCCAATGA
- the prpD gene encoding 2-methylcitrate dehydratase PrpD: protein MHVHSVRTRRSADEFPRDQHLAWKIAEVAADPVTVPADTAAMVINRIIDNAAVSAASVIRRPVTVARRQAQAHAASSGGLTGGPGANVFGVSGGYSAEWAAWANGVAVRELDFHDTFLAADYSHPGDNIPPLVAVAQQLGIGGNDLIRGLATAYETQINLTRGICLHEHKIDHVAHLGPSVAAGLGTMLKLDTETIYQAIGQALHLTTATRQSRKGLISSWKAYAPAWAGKVAIEAVDRAMRGEGAPSPIWEGEDGVIAWLLGGPEKLYEVPLPGPGEEKRAILDSYTKEHSAEYQSQAPIDLARRMRERIGDLDQIATIVLHTSHHTHVVIGTGSNDPQKFDPDASRETLDHSVMYIFAVALEDGIWHHERSYAPERAHRSETIELWNKISTVEDPEWTRRYHSTKPEEKAFGCKAVVTLKNGEVITDELAIADAHPLGARPFARENYIDKFTVLSDGVIDQREQDRFLSVAQGLADLKAGSLGALNPLVDAVVLDKAPTTPEGIFK, encoded by the coding sequence ATGCACGTTCACTCCGTACGCACCCGCCGTAGCGCCGACGAGTTCCCCCGCGATCAACACCTCGCCTGGAAGATCGCCGAGGTTGCTGCCGACCCCGTCACCGTTCCTGCCGACACCGCGGCGATGGTCATCAACCGGATCATCGACAACGCCGCCGTCAGCGCCGCCTCGGTCATCCGGCGTCCCGTCACCGTCGCACGCCGTCAGGCGCAGGCGCACGCGGCATCCTCCGGCGGGCTTACCGGTGGGCCGGGCGCCAACGTCTTCGGTGTCAGCGGCGGTTACTCAGCCGAGTGGGCCGCCTGGGCCAACGGCGTCGCGGTACGCGAGCTGGACTTCCACGACACGTTCCTGGCCGCCGACTACTCGCACCCCGGCGACAACATCCCGCCGCTGGTCGCGGTGGCCCAACAGCTCGGCATCGGCGGCAACGACCTGATCCGCGGCCTGGCCACCGCCTACGAAACCCAGATCAACCTCACCCGTGGAATCTGCCTGCACGAGCACAAGATTGACCACGTTGCTCACCTCGGCCCCTCGGTGGCCGCCGGTCTGGGCACCATGCTGAAGCTGGACACCGAAACCATCTACCAGGCCATCGGCCAGGCGCTGCACCTCACGACGGCGACCCGCCAGTCCCGCAAGGGGCTGATCTCCAGCTGGAAGGCCTATGCGCCCGCGTGGGCCGGCAAGGTCGCCATCGAGGCAGTCGACCGTGCGATGCGGGGCGAGGGTGCGCCGTCGCCGATCTGGGAGGGCGAAGACGGCGTGATCGCCTGGCTGCTCGGCGGACCCGAGAAGCTCTACGAAGTGCCGCTGCCCGGCCCCGGCGAGGAAAAGCGCGCCATCCTGGACAGCTACACCAAGGAACACTCTGCCGAATACCAGAGCCAGGCGCCCATTGACCTGGCCCGCAGGATGCGCGAGCGCATCGGCGATCTCGACCAGATCGCCACCATCGTTCTGCACACCAGCCACCACACGCACGTGGTCATCGGTACCGGCTCGAACGATCCGCAAAAGTTCGATCCGGATGCCTCACGCGAAACGCTGGATCACTCGGTGATGTACATCTTCGCCGTCGCACTGGAGGACGGCATCTGGCATCACGAGCGGTCCTACGCACCCGAGCGCGCGCACCGCTCCGAGACCATCGAGCTCTGGAACAAGATCAGCACCGTCGAGGATCCGGAGTGGACCCGGCGTTATCACTCGACGAAGCCCGAGGAAAAGGCCTTCGGCTGTAAGGCGGTGGTGACCCTCAAGAACGGCGAGGTGATCACCGACGAACTCGCGATCGCCGACGCACACCCGCTCGGGGCACGGCCGTTCGCGCGCGAGAACTACATCGACAAGTTCACAGTGCTCTCCGACGGCGTCATCGACCAGCGTGAGCAGGATCGATTCCTCTCCGTGGCACAGGGACTGGCCGACCTGAAGGCCGGATCGCTCGGTGCGCTCAACCCGCTCGTGGATGCCGTTGTCCTGGACAAGGCGCCGACGACCCCGGAGGGGATCTTCAAATGA
- a CDS encoding TetR/AcrR family transcriptional regulator — protein MGRKPQYSPDDILDAALSLVALRGPSAATATAIGRALGAPSGSIYHRFASRDELMARLWLRSIARYQDGILAALALPDSDDALAAAIDHAFDWTATNRNEALLLLQYEKADLVAHWPDTLATELTSLNSRVRKALREFAKRRYGTTAPESLDKVMFALIDMPYAAVRRHLPDKGEPAPWLRRFIHTSARGLLAAKG, from the coding sequence ATGGGGCGTAAACCGCAGTACAGCCCCGACGACATCCTGGACGCGGCGCTGAGCCTGGTGGCCTTGCGCGGACCTTCGGCCGCCACCGCCACCGCGATCGGGCGAGCCCTCGGCGCCCCCTCGGGCTCGATCTATCACCGATTCGCGAGCCGCGACGAGCTGATGGCCCGGCTTTGGCTGCGTTCCATCGCGCGCTATCAGGACGGCATACTCGCGGCACTGGCTCTGCCCGATTCCGACGACGCCCTCGCCGCGGCGATCGACCATGCCTTTGATTGGACAGCAACGAACCGCAACGAAGCGTTGCTGCTACTGCAGTACGAGAAAGCCGATTTGGTCGCACACTGGCCCGACACCCTTGCCACTGAGCTCACCTCACTGAATTCGCGGGTGCGAAAGGCGCTGCGCGAGTTCGCGAAAAGACGGTACGGAACGACGGCACCCGAATCCCTCGACAAGGTCATGTTCGCGTTGATCGACATGCCCTACGCAGCCGTGCGCCGCCATCTGCCCGACAAGGGCGAGCCCGCGCCGTGGCTGCGTCGGTTCATCCACACCAGCGCCCGCGGCCTGCTGGCGGCAAAGGGCTAG
- a CDS encoding mycobacterial-type methylenetetrahydrofolate reductase: MSMNTVALELVPPNVDGGHERASEELQKLLRFSAEFGIEGRIEHVMIPSMIAEDGDRPLEMKPKLDVVDYWSIIRSELPTMRGLCTQVTSFSDETSLRGRLTDLTGAGMDGVIFVGVPRTMSDGDGAGIPPTDALSKFDDIVENRGVILIPTRGGEQGRFSFKCDKGATFAMTQLLYSDAVVGFLRDFAYTSDYRPEVLLSFGFVPKLESKVGLIDWLIQDPGNEAVAREQAFVKSLSACEPDARRPQLVDLYKRVIDGVADLGFALSIHFEAPYGLARPAFETFAEMLAYWSPPRRTS; this comes from the coding sequence GTGTCGATGAATACCGTTGCGTTGGAGTTGGTGCCTCCCAACGTCGATGGCGGCCACGAGCGAGCATCGGAAGAGCTGCAAAAGCTGTTGCGGTTCTCGGCCGAGTTCGGGATCGAGGGCCGTATCGAGCACGTCATGATCCCCTCGATGATCGCCGAGGACGGCGACCGGCCGCTGGAGATGAAGCCCAAGCTGGATGTCGTCGACTATTGGTCGATCATCCGATCGGAGCTGCCCACGATGCGGGGACTGTGCACGCAGGTCACCTCGTTCTCGGATGAGACATCGCTGCGGGGCCGGCTGACCGATCTCACCGGTGCCGGAATGGACGGCGTGATTTTCGTGGGTGTGCCGCGCACCATGAGTGACGGTGACGGCGCCGGTATCCCGCCGACCGACGCGTTGTCGAAGTTCGATGACATCGTCGAGAACCGGGGTGTGATCCTGATTCCCACTCGCGGCGGGGAGCAGGGCCGCTTTTCGTTCAAGTGCGACAAGGGCGCCACCTTCGCCATGACCCAGCTGCTGTACTCCGATGCTGTGGTGGGTTTCCTGCGGGACTTCGCGTACACCAGCGATTACCGGCCCGAGGTGCTGCTTTCGTTCGGTTTCGTGCCCAAGTTGGAGTCGAAGGTCGGACTGATCGATTGGTTGATCCAGGACCCCGGAAACGAGGCCGTTGCGCGCGAACAGGCCTTCGTCAAGTCGCTGTCTGCCTGCGAACCCGATGCGCGGCGGCCACAGCTCGTCGACCTCTACAAACGCGTCATCGACGGGGTCGCGGACCTGGGCTTCGCGTTGAGCATTCATTTCGAGGCGCCGTACGGTTTGGCGCGGCCCGCCTTCGAGACCTTCGCGGAGATGCTCGCGTACTGGTCGCCACCACGCCGGACTTCCTGA